The Arachis hypogaea cultivar Tifrunner chromosome 14, arahy.Tifrunner.gnm2.J5K5, whole genome shotgun sequence DNA window atacatataataaaataaggaaaaccccaaggaaaacccaaagggacacaaatacagaaaacctattctccaaaaatcccctctagaaggagtcgtcacagtttgtattatttaatggagataaaagtatctaaacaagatatataacccaaaacagagtcccgagaacaaaggatcttcgctaatccagaagtctccagcatgcctcaacgagaagcctcgcgtcctgcatctgaaaaccacaaaatccgcatgggtgagaaccagaggtccccagcacggtaacagcttccacatatataatacataataatagaggaaagccgaaggcaatcctagaacttccttcagataatatcaaagcttataaacaagctaaaccgtaagtggcaactgactaaagattcttcagtctaactaatacttccctttccaattccttcagacctcccaacaaccagcaggagtataatatagcaaacacagttatatcagacaagagatttacaaataggaacaaataaggcatttaggcaattagcaagtaatatgcagtcaaataggcaatctcaaacaattcatgtagtatgcttatgatgcatgcctgtccctagtggctgatgatatcatctgtcggttatagagccaacccgacaagtcctggtagctagccattggactgtccctctgtcgtgcatccccaactcgagttatactcatcataaacttgatcataatcatgatccatatccatcaccctcactggtgaatatttatccatcaccatcactggtgaatatttatgggggcgagctcatccgggcctttcacagtgcccggccacacttacgacatagggtcaaaagagcttcgagtctcaacctggagcacatggtggctagccattgctactacccagggaaaccctcatctccaatggtggaagtgcaaaccttcacaattcaatcaacatcatatatgcatttatacttggccataaacatggctccgccgtaacacggcaataatctagccatccggctcacggttaaatccataaccagccaattcattaacaattacggcccttcggcccatggcacaacaagcacttccaccgccattctccgcatctcacaaaatcatctttgatcctcaatgatcattcatttttcccttgcttcactcgcaagttaccacattcactagccctttttctcatgctaggcatatcataatgatttaagacataagtggtgagatcggaggcttagaagtatgaaatttggcttttaaaactcaaaaatcaactttgggatgaaaataggtccacgcgtacgcgcactccatgcgcacgcgtggatggcgctttctcgaagaacggcgcgtacgcaccaagtgcgcctacgcgcgaggggtcattctgctaaaaattttctaagttaaaagctgcagaatttacagattcaaaccccaatcttccgacggacataacttcctcattttaaatcgtttttcacccgttcttcgaacggcatggacatcccggatccaatttcatttctaaacagatttggcacaaatcagagatccgtagtccaagttatgtctcgtcaaagtatgcccaaaaaccatgttttcatacaaaaccacaaggtgccattttcaaaacaagccactttcaactcttttcaaaatcaatcaaacatgccaatttcaacccttctctttgaaatcattcaaaatgtaccaaaatcaacaacaagccatcctcaactcacacattgacactttaccaaggtttccaaaaccacatccaaccattttaacacttctcaatcaaatggctaaaggacaaacacaatatcatgtcatacatccttcctcattccaaatttccaataataccattttcaattaaccatcattatacataatcaacatcatactcaccatcaacatgataccacccatcaattcaacatcaatcatccatcaagcatatatcacaacatgcatttctcatatttcacacaatcaaggcatcaatattcataatcacatatatgaacacatcatatatttcaaccatccaacaacaccaacaattcaatgcctatcttagggtctctagcctaagtatttcctaccacattacatattagatacgggaaaccaaaaccataccttagccgattttcccaagctcccccggagcacttccaaaccacttatccacaagctctcaaggcctcaacacctccaagaacagatttttcaccaccaaaccctttccaagcttttcaaagtcaccaatcaagctccaatacccacacatacacaacctaagccacaaccatcatactcatacacaacatctcaaaacccaaacatcatagaacaacaaaatcacactagggttgagaatcttaccacacccaaggtccaaggagacaatattaaccttctccttcaagagagttgggtcctataacatcaaagaacccaaaatctcaacatttttgctcatgaaactcgaaatcaagggctggaatttcgaacagtaaaacgtggcttacctcaagattgattgtatgggttttgtagagctctccgcggtgaacgcgtggccgcaaacggagcggcaatcggagctctagatcaaaagttatggtggtttgaagatcaagtgagagaaggaagttgagagagtgttcttcccccttccatctcaattttcagcgtgttttggtgttgtgtgaggagagagagtgctgaaaactagggttttggtttagttatgttgggccaagggcccactttgggtccggttggtccggtttggcccgttcggtccaatcttggtccgatttctataaaattggtaccgaaattctcgtctcaatttcctctatcatattaagccataaaaataacatttttggctttctagaataaattctcatttatgggttaattagccgttaattaaccggatcttACAACATCTGCGCCTAGAATTTAGCAAttgcattcaattcaattcaataataaaaaCCTTGTCCGCTTGATTCAATTCtgaaaaataattcaaatcactctcattcaactgatttgaagttgaatcattcattgttttgatagcCTATTGAAATCTGAAAGCGAAGAAGATAAATTCACATATCgaaaaagaaaacgaagaagaataggaagaagaacGACGAGCAGcagataagaaaaagaagaagaacgacgCAGTAGCAGAGTAGATCCAAAAATTGCAATCAGATCATTAATGTGAAAAAAATGTTCACGTTGAAGAAAAAGCTTTACATAATTCTATTACGTTAATAGGAGGGAGAGGGGACGCACGTGTATTTCACATAACTTGAGGGTGGGAGAGGCGCGTTAACAAAAAAGTGCTTGAATGACTTAGTTAAGTTTTTTACATGAATGTGGAGTATTATTGTTAATTCAAATTACTTTTAAGTGGtgcaaaaaatattattacataATTTGAACATTTAAAATTCGTATATAAAtccacaaaaaattaattatcattaattttatcattcaattcacctccttttttaagtatatttttatgtttatggatatatatatatagtatgtatTATGAATTTGTATCTAATTAAATCATTAAATCTTTCAAATATAGTACCTTGTTTAGTACAATATCCAATGTTACTGAGCAGAGTTTGACAATATTATACAATATCCTTGCTTTTTAGCTAACAATGAATTTGCCAATATTAGGGCATGTTTGACCCATAAAATTGTTCTCATTCTTATTTTCAATCATTTGATTTATTTCTATTTAATACTTTTataaaaagaaaagtgaaaaataataaatattttattttcattttttttgtaaaattataaaaaataaaataaaaaaaaaaaggttatcaATCGCAAATCAAGTCATATCTAAATTTCTTCAtgctattattttaaaatatgcaATAAAtgtaaaaaagataaaaagactgaatacttaacaaaaatatactattcCTGTGTGGATACCTGGAGGGGAGCTCGACTTCTGGGAGTCGGCGCCGAGTTGTTATTTTCGGTGTCGATCTATAAGCCTTGAGAAAATCTGAGCTTTACGCCTGGAGAGATGTCCAATTGTGCAGAGTGCGAACAAGAAACAAAGggagagtgtacctgcaaaggcactccgaagcttaagttagtattgagaattcaatctGTCCCTTAGGATAGAAGATCATACCTTTTTATAAGTGGAATGAAACAGGTCAGTTATATTTCTGCTTTATTGTCTGAATTGAAGAGTAATAATAAGGTTTAATGAGTGATGATGTCTGGTCGGACGTTTTGATTCTATGATGTAGGCCGTTGAGCTCGGTTGTAACGCGTAACGTCGAACTATGCTGCATTTTGCCAAGTTATGACTCATAATGCCGAGTTATGACTTGATATTTGTAGCGGTCAGATCATAGCCCCAAGCTTAGCTTGGAAATGtgtttaatgaagcaggttgagcttatTAATGAAACATAAGTCGGTTATTGAGCGAGTAACTCGGCCAATTAGGTTAGGCCTTGTAGCCCCCTGTTCAAATTGCTTTATTAAAGAGTTAATGATGGCAAATGGTGGTGTGGGTAGGAGAGATACAGAATTAAATGCACGTGCGTGGTTCCAATGTCCCTGATTGATTGAGGGCAGTGGAATCGAAAGAGTTGGGTAAAGTGTATTTAATTAAAACACTTTTGTAATCCTGAAAGTTTTCACTTTGGCTCCCTTTCTCTTTCTTGTTTATCAGAGATGTTTTGAAGCAATATGAGTAAAAGAGGTATGCtctaatttctttgtttttcctcctgcatttgtttgcttttcttcttcttcttctacatttgTTGGTTGCTGATGGGTTTCGAAGAGGAGAAAAAAGAGAAGATTGATTGGTCATATGATTGGGTGAATGAGGACGTGAGGAGTCGTGCATTTCTGTTTCAAGATGAAGATGTTGTGAAGGAGATTGATAGTAGTAGGATTGTTAGGGTAGGTTCTGGGGTTCGGGTGGAGCTACTTCCTTGTTCTTCAAGTGACAGGATTTTCACAGAGGGGAGGGTTTTGAGCATTCTATATATATAGTagtgttttggagaaattgagGGTGAAGCTGCCGTTTACGGACTTTAAGTGTCAGGTGTTGAAGCAGCTAAATTGTGCACCTTCCCAACTTTACCCTAATGGCTGGGCATTTCTTCGTAGTTTTGAAATTCTAATGGAATTTCTGGAGGAGAAACCGACAGTGGAGTTGTTCTTTTCATTATTTCAAGCCAAAGGGGTTTGGAAGGGGGTTGGGTGAACTTGAATAGTTCACCCCGATTTGCTGTTTTCAAACTTTACAAATTCTCCTTTAAAAATTTCAAGGAAATGTATGTGAAGGTTAGAAATGTTGAGGGAGAGTTTCCTTTTTATATGGATGAGCATTTCGGGGAGAAGTTTCCTGTCTGGTGGTGTTCGGAGCCTTAGAGTATTTTGGGTCTGGAGATTATAAATGCAAGGAATGAGTGCATCATAGAATACTTAATTGAAGCTGTTGATCGAAAAGAGCTAATCTCGGTGTTTGACTTGCTTCAGTGGGAGGATAATAGGGATGCCGTTATAGAGTATTTAGGTGAGGGTTTGAATTTTTTGTGTTATGAATGAGGTCGAGATATGTTGTAACTGTTTGTTTTGGCTTGTTTTCCAGGAGGAAACTATCCTGGAGTGTCTGCTGCGACTCTGAGGGCGTGAGTAAAAAGCAAAAATTTGGACAAGGAGGGCTCGTCCTCTAAGGTTGACAAAGCCGCTAGTGTTTTCGAGGTTAACCAGCCCAAGCCGAGGAGGAGAAAGGTTGttctgaagaagatgaaacaTGATGTGGTTGATTTGTCTGATGAGTCCGAGGATATTCGAGACGAGGTTCCAACGGAGGAGCTTCAATggtattttgaaaatcaaaagaaGTTGCATGATGTGGCCGAGCAAAGTGATGGGTCGTCGCTGTGAGGGAAGGATTTTCCATATATGGTGGTGACAGACGAGGTGTGTCCGGGGCCGTCGGATGTCACATTGGCTGGTGAAGTCGGTGATGTGGCCATTGATAAATATATGCAGGTATGTATGTGATTTAGTTTTGTCAATTATGTTTTGGGTGGATATCTATGTATTAGTTGCTATGTCTCTGAAGGTTATTGGACTTCGGCTTGCGAGCTTGGGGCGCAGCCAAGAGAAAAAAACATCGGCAAGTTGCCGAGCAGAAGCTAGATGTGAATTTGGAGGAACAGTTGAATTTGAAGAATGCTAGGGTTACAGAACTGGAGAGTAAATTATCTGAGATTGAGAAAGAGCTAAAGTTGACCAAGGAAAATTATGCAAAGGAAGTGGAGGATGTGAGAAAGAAAGAGGCTGATCTCTCGAGTATGAGTACTCGGATGGTAGAGTTGACTGCTAAGTTGAAAAATACAGAGAAGAGCAAGGAGACAGCAATCTTGGATTCTTTTATTGAAGGGTTTGAGCGAGCTTCTCTTCAAGCCAGGTTCCTAGCTCCTAACGTGGATTTTGGTCTGATGGATCCGGGCAAAATTGTTCGGGATGGAGCCATGATTGAGGATGATGGTGCTGAAGAGGAGGGAGGTGAAAATGTTGGGCAGTAACCCTAGTTTCATACATCTGTATGTTTTTGTTTAAACTTTGTAATAGTGGTTTGGTAAAAATTGTTTGCTCTTAGAATGAGCACTTTGACTGTTTATATTTTGGATGTTTTTGCTGCCAGTTTGAAGTGGGCAGTTTATTTTTCATATGGTAAAATGTTGTGTTGCATCTTTCGATTTATAAGTAGGATTATTTGCGAGGTACCCTGTAATAGGTGTAGGATAGGATATGTCAAATAAAGTAGATGCAAGTTGGGTACAGTGAGTTTGTTTTCGAGCTTGCTTTGTCTGTTGATCGATTTGATGGGTTAGGTTCGGCCAATTTAAGTTGATGGGTAAATACCAAGTAGGCTGTGTATGAATAGTTATTGGATATTTGTTTAATTGGCATAGTCCGAATGATCGGACTCGGACTATAGATCTCCTATCTGGTAAAGTCTGATTAGTCGGATTCGGAGTATTGGTAGTCTATTTGGTTAAATCTGAATGATCATCTGTTTGTTTGATCATTACGTCCGAATTGAACAGAGCTCGGCTGTTCGTTTGGTCGGTGAAGTCCGAATAGAACAGAGCTCGGCTGTTTATTTGACTGGTGAAGTCTGAATAGTCGGATTCGAAATAGAGTTTGGCAGGATAATAGTATAAATTCGGAGATAAGAAAAAGTACTTAATATGATAATTAATCTGATGAAAATAGGAAACTTATATATGTTAACAAACCTTTGGTTACAAAGGTGTAGGCAGGcaagcctcgttaaaacctctccaagcaaaacccgTTTTGGACAAAATCTTAGTAGTAGAAAAAAGAGTACTCGCCTGTCCCTGGCTTTTAACTGTAATATAACTTTAAAGATAATACATTCCAAGTGTTAGGCAAATCATTACCATCTAAGGTTTGTAATTGGTAAGCTCCATTGCCGATGACTTTTATGATTCGGTAAGGGCCCTCCCAGTTAGCTGCTAGTTTGCCATGGCTTGATGGTTTTCTGGCCTGTTCAGTTCTTCTGAGCACAAGGTCCTTTACTTGAAAAGACCTTGGGTGATGTCTTTGATTATATCGCCGAGCTATGCGTTGTTGCATAGCTAGGTGTTTGATTGCTATGGAAGATCTGACTTCTTCAAGGAGGTCCAACTCGGATTGCCGAGCTGCGTCTTTTGTAGTATGGTCGTCCATTTCAATGCGCAGTGAGGATTGAGAGATCTTCACGGGTATCATTGCGTCAGAATCGTAGACTAGCCGGAAAGGTGTTTCCTTTGTTGTTGAGTGGATGGTATTGTATCCCCATATGATCTTGGGGATGAGTTCAGCCCAAAGCCCTCTGACTTCGTCAAGTTTCTTCCTTAAGGCATGTAAGATGGACCTTATTCGCGGCCTCTGCTAACCCGTTTGTTTGTGGGTGCTCTACAGATGAAAAATGCTGGTTGACCTTTAGATTATGTAAAAAGGAGATGAATTTTTTATCGACAAACTGGCGTCCATTATCAGTGATAATGTGCCAAGGTATGACGAATCGACAGATAATATGCTTCTATAAAAAGGAGATCATTTGTTGTGAGGCGATCTTTGCTAAGGAttgtgcctctatccattttgagAAGTAATCAATTGCTACTATTAAAAGTTTTACCTGGCCGGCCGCTAGGGGGAAAGGGCCGAAGATGTCGAGCCCCCATTGGTTGAACGGCCAGCATACCTCGGAACAGTGTAGTAGTTCGGCTGGAAGGTGGGTGATCGGACTGTGTTTCTGGTAGTTGTCACAGCTTTTGACTTTTGTTTTACAATCTTGTTGCAACGTCGGCCAAAAATTTATGAGTGATGATGTCTGAATTAAAGAGTAATAATAAAGTTTAATGAGTGATGATGTCTGGTCGGACGTTTTGATTCTAGGATGTAGACCGTTGAGCTCAGTTGTAACGCGTAACGCCGAACTATGCTGCATTTTGCCGAGTTATGACTCATAATGGCGAGTTATGACTTGATATTTGTAGCGGTCGGATCACATACTAAAGaatttaaaatgaataaaaattacaTACTAAAGATCTATAAATATCAAAGtatatattttagaaattatttagaACAAAAATGTCAtgctattaataaaaatttaatattaacgaATCTTTGatgcatatttttattaatttcaaatTCTGCCATgtatacttttatttattgtaaGAAAGAAATTACAAGGTCTGAATAGGAGAAGGTGGGACCCAGTTTTGAATTGGAAAACAATTCCAGCCTCCTTCTTTGGAGTGAGAGAGAGTGAAATGCTTAGGAAGCCAAGTTTCTCCTTTTGTGATCCTTTCTCTTGAAAGCTCCCTTTGCCTTTCCTCCACAGATTTCTTTGCTTCTGTTGCTTTTTCCCACTCTTTGTTCATGATTGCTTCGCTTACTTCACTCCATACAACTGCTGATTCGCTTCCCCACACACACTGAACAACATGGTTTAATTATTTGTTAGTGTAGTAATTATCCCTGAATTGTGAATATCATAATACCCCTTTAATGTTTACCATGTTAGTAAGTCATTTAAGTACTCAACCATTTAATTAAAAACTCAAGTGCACTTAACTTCacgtaaaattaataattgaaaattattagatgataatttagtcaaatcagacaaattatttaacgattcttatctatcaacttcacatgaagttaactgcacctgagtttttaccaacaatttattaagaaaaagaaaaaaataccaaGTCTTTTAACAATTTTAAGATAGACTTATAAATAAAAGTACCAAATAAATTTTGAAAGAATTACAATACTAGACATGTTTTATCTTTCTGTTAGTTTCTTATTTCATTCccattatataatatttttttaggcctaaaatttattgaaaaatctttttattatattcttatatttgaATTATAGGAATTATAGGATATACAAATAGGTTATATAATTATGTACAAAACTGATAAATAGATCTTTACTATAATAACCTCAGAGTCCTTCACAACAGGAGTTTGGAGCCCCGAAATGACTTCTTTTGCATCATATATCACTCTCACTTCTCCATTATTTGTATCCTTCGCTGTCACAATACTGCATAGCACAAGGCATAAGTTTAAGAAGGTaaggaaaaaaaatcaatttaattagcaCAAATTATGACAATAGAACATTTGATGATCAAGATCATTGATTTCTAGACTTCTAGTATATATAAATTTGGTTTTGTCgcagtattttttaatttggcaAATTATGTATAAATAGGTGAATTCTAATATAATTATGTTATGGTAACTACTCAAATGCTGTAAAAATTAAAGtcacatttttttttacattttggtAACACATTTTTTAAGCAGCACTTTCTAAAAAGCACTAATTTAAATTTAGCAATACATTTTGAGATATTATAACCATCGTAACGTAGTTTTATTAGAATGatcaatataaatatatacacCAAAAACTTCAAAAACAGATGCTTTACATATACATACCTATCCCAATTACCATTAATTTCATATAGAATCTTCGTTGATATTGAATCAATGATCTTCCCCTTTATTGATTTCCGGCTTGCCCGGAATCCGAACAGAGTGTGGCTTGTGTAGCATAACTCTGCCTCAATGGCAGATTCCGGGCACCGGATATGGACATTGCCGACCCAATCACAGCTAGGAACTGGAAGAAACCTGATCATGAGATAAGGAGCATTCATTTCATATGTCTCTCCATGATTGTGGAGCTTCAATTCTCTTTTACCATGCACTTGACCTTCCACTGCGGCACCTGATTCAAGAATTGAGTAATACCATGAAGCATGTTAACATAGTACATTGATGTGGATTAACTTGCTtagcagatttttttttttctttctaattcaatatattttttattttcacacaTTTTAATGTAATATTTaagaaatatttatatttttgtcctTTACCAAATTCCAAATAAAGTAAACATTAAAATACTAATACAATAacttgtaattaattaattaatgcacaaataatatatattatgaatTACCATTGAACTTTGGAACAACATAACTACACCATATTGTTTCTATCTTTTCCTTCTCATTTGTTGCATGAAGTGcagtcaccggagggtggtgagAAACCTGCACACAATGACAATAATCCACATAAAAATTCATTATTCATACCATTTTGGCCAAGATCACAgttaaagatatatatatatatatatatatatatatatatatatatatatatatatatatgtagaccTGTTCTAGCAAGACATTAAGATTTGGTGTGGAAACATGGTGTGTCTCTCCAAGAATGGGATTGTAAGGAGCAACTCCAAAAATGACAGGGCGTCTTGTAGAAATGCTCCATGCTACAACTGATATGAACCTATCAACTGGACTTTCTCCATTGTTGCATCTGCTTAGCATGTCACAACCACCACAATATACCTCTTCACCATAGCATTGGAGTTGTGACTTTGGCATGTTGAACTCTGCTGGCAGCTGCAAACAATTTTATCTTTGCATTATCCAAAAATGCTATGCGTATATAAAAAATCAGATATCAAATTAATAGTTATGTATTCGTTTATAAATATTAAGTATACAAAAacgttatatatattttgtatttcaccatttattttatatggcaaaaataatatgtatacataaaaaatcagttattatatatttgtatataaatatatatagaatttattttatttttaatatgttttttgtatttttaatatatatttta harbors:
- the LOC140178559 gene encoding uncharacterized protein encodes the protein MIPVKISQSSLRIEMDDHTTKDAARQSELDLLEEVRSSIAIKHLAMQQRIARRYNQRHHPRSFQVKDLVLRRTEQARKPSSHGKLAANWEGPYRIIKVIGNGAYQLQTLDGYLANNPTYKSKDATQHFTI
- the LOC112741891 gene encoding oxysterol-binding protein-related protein 4C, with protein sequence MDKNIVLTKPFSLEKESDGDSDYRAPNLMKRILSLFKNVRPGSDLTRFQLPAEFNMPKSQLQCYGEEVYCGGCDMLSRCNNGESPVDRFISVVAWSISTRRPVIFGVAPYNPILGETHHVSTPNLNVLLEQVSHHPPVTALHATNEKEKIETIWCSYVVPKFNGAAVEGQVHGKRELKLHNHGETYEMNAPYLMIRFLPVPSCDWVGNVHIRCPESAIEAELCYTSHTLFGFRASRKSIKGKIIDSISTKILYEINGNWDSIVTAKDTNNGEVRVIYDAKEVISGLQTPVVKDSECVWGSESAVVWSEVSEAIMNKEWEKATEAKKSVEERQRELSRERITKGETWLPKHFTLSHSKEGGWNCFPIQNWVPPSPIQTL